Proteins from a genomic interval of Quercus robur chromosome 9, dhQueRobu3.1, whole genome shotgun sequence:
- the LOC126700749 gene encoding uncharacterized protein LOC126700749 produces the protein MSVGRFPTEPGEKESKRARGRVPLIGFTEEDKEGTIQPHDDALVVTLRIGGYDVRRVLVDQGSAVEVMYPDLYKGLNLKQEDLSPYNTPLLSFEGKIVIPKGMIRLPVQTDIEIVEVDFIVVDAYSPYTAIVARPWLHTLGAVSSTLHQKVKYPSEGRIKEIVGDQGMARHCMVSAIARRLSDAPSTSTGNTL, from the coding sequence atgtcagtagGTAGGTTCCCGACAGAGCCAGGCGAAAAGGAATCCAAGAGGGCTAGAGGGAGAGTGCCATTAATTGGATTCACGGAAGAGGACAaggagggaactattcagccccATGACGACGCCCTAGTCGTGACactcagaataggaggttatgacgtgaggagggtgttagttgatcagggcAGCGCCGTGGAGGTGATGTACCCGGACCTATATAAAGGGCTGAATTTAAAGCAAGAGGACCTGTCGCCATACAACACTCCTCTGCTTagctttgaaggaaaaatcgtcatccctAAGGGCATGATCAGattgcctgtgcaaacagacatAGAAATAGTGGAAGTAGACTTCATTGTGGTGGACGCATACTCACCCTACACGGCTATTGTggcacggccatggcttcacacgctaggggctgtgtcgtctACCCTGCACCAGAAGGTGAAGTATCCCTCAGAGGGCCGGATCAAAGAGATAGTGGGGGATCAAGGAATGGCCAGGCATTGCATGGTATCGGCCATTGCTCGACGATTAAGTGACGCGCCTTCCACTTCAACCGGGAAtaccttatag